The Terriglobales bacterium genome contains the following window.
CGGGTGGCCAAGCTGGAGAAGCGCATCGCCCAGCGGCGGCAGATGCTGAAGCAGGCGGCGGCCGGGCGAGGCTAGCGCTTCCCGATTCGGACCGGGGACCGTTTCGGGTGGCGGCCCCGCCCGCCGGCCGCGAAAGCCGCCGCCCTTCGCTCCCGCTTCCCCTAGGCTAAAGGCGGGGGTGTCCCATGCTCCACCACGCCAGCCCCGCCGACGCCCAGATCATGCTCCAGCTCTTCGAGCTGAAGCGCGAGCCCGAACTCAAGAAGGCGCGCAACTTCTGCGTGCTGGAGTTCTGGCCGCGCAGCGCGGAGGACGTGCTGCGCGCCATCCCCTCCTTCGCCACCCCGGAGAGCAACAACGTGCGCCAGGTCGTCTCCTTCTGGGAGATGGCGGCCAGCTTCGTCCTCCGCGGCGCCCTCCACGAGGATCTCTTCCTGGATACGGCAGGGGAGATGTTCTTCCTCTGGGCCAAGTTCCGCCCCTTCATCCCGGAGGTGCGGGAGAAGCTGCTGGCCCCCGAGCTGCTGCTCAACGTGGAGAAGCTGATCGCCAGCAATCCCAAGAGCCAGGAGCGGGTGGCGCGCCTGGAGAAGCGCATCGCGGAGAAGGTGGCCAGCATGCAGGCGGTGGCCGAGCCCGGCGGCTCCGGCCGCTATCAGACCGTGCTCAGCCGCCCCGCCTGAGGCGCTCAGGCGATGTATTCCTTGATGTACTCGTCCTGGGAGGCGCCCATCTCTTCGGCGGTGCCGTTGAAGATCACCTTGCCTTCGCGCAGGAGGACGAAGGTGGTGTTGACGTCGGCCCCCGGATTCTCCGCCAGCGGCCGCATCTCGTTCTTCTGGGGATCGAAGTAGTGGGTGGCCATGGTGAAGCCGTCCTGGAGGCGGTGGGTCACCAGCAGGGCGCTGGTCTTGTAGAAGTCGCGCTGCTTGACCACCAGCTCGATGATGCGGGTGGAGGTGATGGGGTCCAGGCCGCCGGTGGGTGAGTCGTAGAGCAGCACTTCGGGCTGGGTGATGATGGCGCGGGCGATGGCCACCCGCCGCCGCATGCCTCCGGAAAGCTCCGAGGGGAACATGTCCAGGGTGTGGCCCAGTTCGACGAAGCGCAGGGCCTCCTGGGCCCGCCGCCGGATCTCCTCCTCCCCCAGCCGCTCCTCGTAAAGCCGGTAGCCCACGTTCTCCTGCACCGTAAGGGAATCGAAGAGCGCGCTCTCCTGGAAGACCATCCCGATCTTGCGGCGCAACTCGAACAGGTCCTGCTCCCGCATGGCGGTGACGTCCTGGCCCAGCACCCAGATGTGCCCGCGGTCGGGCTTCTCCAGCCCCAGCACCAGCTTGAGTAGGGTGGACTTGCCCACCCCCGCCACCCCGAACAGGATCTTGGTCTCGCCCCGGGTGAGCGCGAAGGAGACGCCGTCGAGCACGTTCTTCCCCTCGAAGCCGATGGCCACGTCGTCGAAGACGATGATCTGCTGGCCGCTGTCCGCCGTCCTGCGGGCGCCCAGGTCGGTGGCGGCGGAGATGGTGGACATGCTGGCTCCTCCCTCCGCCTCAGTGCACTCCCAGCGCCACCATCAGGAAGCGGGTGACGAAGAAGTCCACCACCAGGATCAGCACCGAAGCCGCCACCACCGACTGGGTGGTGGAGCGGCCCACTCCCTGCGTGCCTCCGGTGGTGGAGAGCCCGTAGTAGCAGCCCACGGTGGAGATGATGAAGCCGAAGATCAGCGGCTTGACCAGCCCCATGGTCACGTCCTGCCACACCAGCGACTGCCAGGCGGTGTTCCAGTACTGGCTGGTGTCCAGCCCCAGCAGGGCGAAGGAGACGAAGTGCCCGCCCATCAGCCCCACCAGGTCGGAGATGATGGTGAGGATGAAGAGCATGAACACGGTGGCCATCACGCGGGGGGTCACCAGCTTCTTGGTGGGGTCGGTGCCCAGCGAGCGCATGGCGTCGATCTGCTCGGTCACCTTCATGGAGCCCAGCTCGCTGGCCATGCCGCTGGAGTTGCGCCCCGCCACCATCAAGCCGGTGAGCACCGGTCCCAGCTCGCGCACCATGGAGAGGGCCACCACCTGCCCGGTCAGGGAGATGGAGCCGAACCTCTGCAGGGTCGCCGAGGTCTGCAGGGCCAGCACCGCGCCGGTGAAGAAGCCGGTCAGCACCACGATGGGCAACGAGCCCACCCCGATGATGTCGGCCTGCTGCAGGGTGTCGGCGAGGTAGCGCGGGTGGGTGAACAGGTTGTGCACCGAGCGCCCCGCCAGTACAGAGTAGTCCTGCACCGTGAGCACACTGCGCTTGGCGATCTGAACTGGAGAGATCAGTTCCATTTGGGACGCCGGAACTATAGCAGAGGCACGGCCATGACGCCAGACCCGCGAGGGGGTGCGGGGCGGGCGTAGACCACCGCTGGCGGCCGTGACTTCCGCAGCGGGGCGCGCACCCATCCGGGCCGTAGCAGACCGGGGGATGGCATGGCCCCCAGCACCGCAGGCACGTAGGCGCGGGTCTCCTGGGGCAGCAGACCCTGAGCGCTCAGGAGCCAGAAATCGGGCACGCCGGTGCGCGCCACGGCGCGCTCCACCTGCACCGCACCGGCATTGTAAGCGGCCAGGGCCAGCGGCCAGTCACCGAACCGTTGCTGCAGGTCGCGCAGATAGCGGGCGGCAGCGCGGGTGGAAAGCTCCGGGTCGAGGCGGTCGTCGTGCTCTCCGTCCACCCGCAGGCCGTAGCGCCGTGCCGTCTCCGGCATGAATTGCCACAGCCCGCGCGCCCCCTTGGGGGAGAGCGCCAGCGGATTGCCGGCGCTCTCCACCAGCAGCACCGCGATCATCTCCGGGGGAATGCCCTCGCTCGCCAGGATCGGTTCGACCAGGGGGCGGAGCTGCTGGACGCGGGCGGCTGCCGCCGGGGACAGCGACGGTGTCTTCGCATCCCGCGGGCCGGCCGAAGCGCCGGGAGGCCGGGACTGCGGGCCGGTGACCGCCGGCGCGGGCTGCTGCGCCTCGCGCAGGGCCGCGTCGGCGGCCTGGTCAAGCTGCGCCCGCAAGGCCGCGAACTGCGCTTCCGGTGCGGGCTCCGCGGGCGGGCCGGCCGCGCGGGCCGCCGGACCGCCGAGAGCCACCGCTGCCGTCAGCAAGAGCACAAGACCCCGCGCGCTACCCATGGGCCTCTCCCTTCTTCAACCGCGGCTTGACCTCCCAGTTCCACTTCCAGATGGCGAAGACCGGGGGATAGACGATCAGCTCCATGAGGAACGAGGTCAGGATGCCGCCTACCAGCGGCGCCGCGATGCGCTTCATGACGTCGGCGCCCGTGCCCACCGACCACAGGATGGGGAAGAGCCCGAAGAGCATGCAGGCCACGGTCATCAGCTTGGGGCGGAGGCGCTTGACCGCGCCCTGTTCGATGGCCTCGCGCAAGTCGCCCCAGCTTGCCATGCGGCCCCGGCAGATGGCCTCGTGGTAGGCGAGGTCGAGGTAGAGCAGCATGAAGACGCCGGTCTCGGCGTCCACCCCCAGCAGCGCGATCAGCCCCACCCACACCGCGATGCTCAGGTTGTAGCCGGAGAGGTAGATCAGCCAGATGGCGCCGATGGCAGAGAAGGGCACGGCCAGCAGGATGATGAAGGTTTTCACTGCCGACTTGGTGTTGAAGTAGAGCAGCAGGATCACGAGAAACAGAGTGACCGGCAGCACGAACTTGAGCCGGTCCTTGACGCGCTGCATCGCCTCGTATTGTCCGCTCCACACCAGGGAGTAACCGGGCGGGACGTGGACCTTGGCGGCGACCACACGCTTGGCGTCGTCCATGTAGCTGCCCAGATCGCGGCCGGAGACGTCGATGTAGACGTAGCCGCTGAGCCGTCCGTTTTCGTCACGGATCATTCCCGGGCCGGTCCGCGTCTTGAGCACGGCCAGTTGCGCCAAGGGAACCTGCGCACCCGCGGGCGTTGAAACCAGCACGCGCTCCAGGGCCTGGGGATCGCTGCGGTAGTCGCGCAGGTAGCGCACGCCCACCGCATAGCGCTCACGGCCTTCTACCGTGGTGGTGACGCGTTCGCCGCCCACCGAGGTCATCAGGGCGTTCTGCACGTCGTCCACGGTCAGGCCATAGCGCGCCAGCTCCGGCCGGTTGAGGTCGAAGTCGAGGAAATATCCGCCGGTGGTGCGCTCGGCGAAGGCGCTGGTGGTGCCGGGAACGTCCTTGAGCGCCATCTCGATCTGCTGCCCGATCTGTTCGATAGTCGCCAGATCGGAGCCCTCCACCTTGATGCCTACGGGTGTGCGTATACCGGTGGACAGCATGTCGATGCGGTTCTTGATGGGCATGGTCCAGGCGTTGATGACCCCGGGGAATTGCAGGGCCTCGTTCATCCCGCCGGGGCCGTAGATCAGATCCTCGGTGGAGATGTGATCGGGCCAGGCACGCCGCAAGAGACTCTGCAAGCGCTCCGGCGCCCAATTGGAGTACCAGCGCTTCTTCTTCGGCCACTCCGACTGCGGCTTGAGCACCACCACGGTCTCCATCATGGAGAGCGGCGCCGGATCGGTGGCGGTCTCGGCACGCCCGGCCTTGCCGAAGACGCTCTCCACTTCGGGGAAGCTCTTCAGGATCCTGTCCTGCACCTGCAGCAGGCGGGTGGCCTCGGTGACCGAGATGCCAGGGAGAGTGGTGGGCATGTACAGCACGACTCCCTCGTCCAACGGCGGCATGAACTCGGAGCCCAGGCGGAAGAACACGGGCACCGTGGCAACCATGGCCAGGACGGCCACGCCGATGGTCGCCACCCGGTGCTCCAGC
Protein-coding sequences here:
- a CDS encoding ATP-binding cassette domain-containing protein — its product is MSTISAATDLGARRTADSGQQIIVFDDVAIGFEGKNVLDGVSFALTRGETKILFGVAGVGKSTLLKLVLGLEKPDRGHIWVLGQDVTAMREQDLFELRRKIGMVFQESALFDSLTVQENVGYRLYEERLGEEEIRRRAQEALRFVELGHTLDMFPSELSGGMRRRVAIARAIITQPEVLLYDSPTGGLDPITSTRIIELVVKQRDFYKTSALLVTHRLQDGFTMATHYFDPQKNEMRPLAENPGADVNTTFVLLREGKVIFNGTAEEMGASQDEYIKEYIA
- a CDS encoding ABC transporter permease; amino-acid sequence: MELISPVQIAKRSVLTVQDYSVLAGRSVHNLFTHPRYLADTLQQADIIGVGSLPIVVLTGFFTGAVLALQTSATLQRFGSISLTGQVVALSMVRELGPVLTGLMVAGRNSSGMASELGSMKVTEQIDAMRSLGTDPTKKLVTPRVMATVFMLFILTIISDLVGLMGGHFVSFALLGLDTSQYWNTAWQSLVWQDVTMGLVKPLIFGFIISTVGCYYGLSTTGGTQGVGRSTTQSVVAASVLILVVDFFVTRFLMVALGVH
- a CDS encoding lytic transglycosylase domain-containing protein — encoded protein: MGSARGLVLLLTAAVALGGPAARAAGPPAEPAPEAQFAALRAQLDQAADAALREAQQPAPAVTGPQSRPPGASAGPRDAKTPSLSPAAAARVQQLRPLVEPILASEGIPPEMIAVLLVESAGNPLALSPKGARGLWQFMPETARRYGLRVDGEHDDRLDPELSTRAAARYLRDLQQRFGDWPLALAAYNAGAVQVERAVARTGVPDFWLLSAQGLLPQETRAYVPAVLGAMPSPGLLRPGWVRAPLRKSRPPAVVYARPAPPRGSGVMAVPLL
- a CDS encoding CusA/CzcA family heavy metal efflux RND transporter translates to MINHVIDWCARNRFLVFLFVTAAVLLGWHALTNTKLDAIPDLSDTQVIVYTRWDRSPDIVEDQVTYPMVSALLGAPKVKDIRGFSDFGYSYVYVIFEEGTDLYWARSRTLEYLNALHLPEGAQVELAKDATSVGWVYQYALVDTSGRYSLDQMRSFQDWYLRYALQTVPGVAEVAPVGGFVREYQVNVDPNKLLAYHIPIEKVAEAVRGSNSEVGARLVESTGREYMVRGRGYVRSLQDIEQVAVGADPSGDPVYVRDLGTVTYGPDLRRGVAELNGQGEVVGGVVIMRFGENAQQVIARVKEKLAEVQPTLPPGLKLVTTYDRSELIQRAIDNLRETVLEELVIVSLVILIFLWHFPSAVIPIFTIPIAVLLAFIPMQATGLTANIMSLGGIAVAIGAMVDAAVVVVEQTHKKLEHWEAEGRPGDYREVIIGAVKEVGGPSFFALLVIAVSFLPVFALEAQEGRLFHPLALTKNFAMAIAAVLAITLDPALRLLFTRVDEFQFRPRWLARVANALLVGKIHSEEKHPISRPLMRLYHPVVEFVLEHRVATIGVAVLAMVATVPVFFRLGSEFMPPLDEGVVLYMPTTLPGISVTEATRLLQVQDRILKSFPEVESVFGKAGRAETATDPAPLSMMETVVVLKPQSEWPKKKRWYSNWAPERLQSLLRRAWPDHISTEDLIYGPGGMNEALQFPGVINAWTMPIKNRIDMLSTGIRTPVGIKVEGSDLATIEQIGQQIEMALKDVPGTTSAFAERTTGGYFLDFDLNRPELARYGLTVDDVQNALMTSVGGERVTTTVEGRERYAVGVRYLRDYRSDPQALERVLVSTPAGAQVPLAQLAVLKTRTGPGMIRDENGRLSGYVYIDVSGRDLGSYMDDAKRVVAAKVHVPPGYSLVWSGQYEAMQRVKDRLKFVLPVTLFLVILLLYFNTKSAVKTFIILLAVPFSAIGAIWLIYLSGYNLSIAVWVGLIALLGVDAETGVFMLLYLDLAYHEAICRGRMASWGDLREAIEQGAVKRLRPKLMTVACMLFGLFPILWSVGTGADVMKRIAAPLVGGILTSFLMELIVYPPVFAIWKWNWEVKPRLKKGEAHG